In Bacillota bacterium LX-D, the genomic window GTCTGTTTCACGAGGACAAAAACCTGTCCTCTGAAAAGGTAGGAGAACTGATTGACGAGTTTTCGATATCAACACCGTAGCTGAGAAGCTGGGTGAAGCCATGACAGAGGCTTTCGGGAGGTAAAAAACGCCAAGAGGGCGGCAGCAAAGGCGGAGAAGACTGGGACTGGGACAGGCCTCTTCAGCACTGCTGTCGGCCCTCTTGGCTTAAAGCCCTGGGAGTTCTGGGAACTGACGCCGCATGAGTTTAACCTTATGGTGGAGGGTCATGCGGATAAGGAAACAAAGAGGCTACAGGAGTTTTTGTATATGGCTTTGCACATCGAAGCCTTAGCAAGGCAGAAGAAGCTGCCCAGGCTGGAAACAGTGCTGAAGCCAAGATACAGAAGGAAGCCTGAACAAGTCAAACCAAGATCCAGGCCCTCGGTCCCTTTATCCAGGCGGTTATCAATGCAGTAAATATCGTGGTGAATATTATCGGTTTGATTATCGCTCTCTTGCGCGGCGATTGGAGCACAGCCTGGGAGTTTATGCAAAATGGGAGGATACTGGTTTCCCCTTTACACCGCTTGCCGGTGTGAGCTTTGCATATCCAAATATGGCGGTGGATAGTACCGGTGCCGTCCATGTAGTCGCCAATGATAACACTAACAATAAAATTAAATATTGCGTTTATGCTTCTGATGCGTGGAGCCCGGTTGAAACCTTGCCAGCCTTGCCAGGGAGCTATGTGGAAGCTGACATTATCGTGCTTATAGATAGCAACGATAAGCCTCATGTAGTTTTTTTACTTGCCCTCCGGATCAAACAGAGTTAACCTGCATGACCTGAAGGGGGGTCAAAGCATTGAAAAGAAGGAAGCTGAAGGTTATATGCCTGGGATGCACTATTCTATCAGATTTTTTCTTTATCATATAACAGTGTTATGTTACAATATCAAAGTACAATTATTGCAAAATAAGCTAATAAACTAAATTACAACGAAACAATGTTATGAAATATTAATTTTGTATCTAGAAAAAAAGATTGGAGGAAAGAATTATGGAAAATCAAAAAAGATACGACTTGATAATCTCAGGAGTAGGCAGTGCATCGGGAGGCGCTTTTAACAATGTTCTTATTAACGGTCAGGGAAAAATCAACGGAGATGTAGACTGCAGCGACTTTATAATAAGTGGAGTAGGAAGCGTGGAAGGCAGCGTGAAAACTAAAACAGGAAAAATCAGTGGGAAGTGCGGAATTAAAGGCGATTTGCAATCAGATGAATTTAAAGTCAACGGTCATGCAAATATCGGCGGCAATGTAGAAGTTGAAAAAGCCAGATTTGAAGGTGTGGTTAGCATTAATGGCAGTGCTACTTGCAATAAAGTTTTCTCGTGCCTGTTTGGTGGTTAACGATTTGAAGGTGTGGTTAGCATTAATGGCAGTGCTACCGCTGAGACTGTTGAGGGTGAGGTGCATCAAGGAGA contains:
- a CDS encoding polymer-forming cytoskeletal protein; amino-acid sequence: MENQKRYDLIISGVGSASGGAFNNVLINGQGKINGDVDCSDFIISGVGSVEGSVKTKTGKISGKCGIKGDLQSDEFKVNGHANIGGNVEVEKARFEGVVSINGSATCNKVFSCLFGG